The proteins below are encoded in one region of Maribacter aestuarii:
- a CDS encoding EF-hand domain-containing protein gives MTTEESILNKIQILITNHFQTPEEAFEFFDQDNDRKLNKGEIVKLLKEAEINGFLRGIVSSKLIEGYDKNKDELIDWEEFKMAVSKIKKA, from the coding sequence ATGACAACGGAAGAATCTATTTTAAATAAAATTCAAATTTTGATTACCAATCATTTTCAAACACCGGAAGAGGCTTTTGAATTTTTTGACCAGGACAACGATAGAAAACTTAATAAAGGGGAAATCGTGAAGTTATTGAAAGAAGCAGAAATCAATGGCTTTTTAAGAGGAATTGTTTCTTCAAAACTCATTGAGGGATATGACAAGAACAAGGATGAATTGATTGATTGGGAAGAATTTAAAATGGCCGTCTCCAAGATTAAAAAGGCCTAA
- a CDS encoding secondary thiamine-phosphate synthase enzyme YjbQ has protein sequence MSFFQKEIRLRAYPRGFHLITNQINDTLREMGNIEMGICHIFIKHTSASLTMNENADPTVRTDFESHMNVMVPENAPYYIHTYEGADDMPAHIKASLMGASVQIPITKGKLNLGIWQGIYLCEHRDRASGRSIVITIIN, from the coding sequence ATGAGTTTTTTTCAAAAGGAAATTAGACTTCGTGCCTACCCTAGAGGTTTTCATTTAATCACCAATCAGATAAATGACACACTACGTGAAATGGGTAATATAGAAATGGGCATCTGCCATATTTTCATCAAACACACTTCCGCAAGTTTAACTATGAATGAAAATGCCGATCCTACGGTTCGAACCGATTTTGAAAGTCATATGAATGTAATGGTCCCTGAAAACGCACCATATTATATTCACACCTATGAAGGGGCCGATGATATGCCGGCTCATATAAAGGCATCTTTAATGGGCGCATCCGTGCAGATCCCCATTACAAAGGGAAAATTAAATTTAGGTATCTGGCAAGGGATATATCTCTGTGAACATCGGGATCGAGCTTCTGGTAGGAGTATTGTAATTACAATAATTAATTAA
- the infC gene encoding translation initiation factor IF-3, whose amino-acid sequence MAIRKRFRPQPRRENKNPHNINEKILAPEVRLVGDNVEVGVYPIRKALDLSNELELDLVEISPKAKPPVCKIIDYKKFLYEQKKRDKAMKAKASKVVVKEIRFGPNTDDHDYEFKKKHAEKFLKDGAKLKAYVFFKGRSIVYKDQGEILLLKLASELEELGKVEQMPRLEGKRMTMFIAPKTKSK is encoded by the coding sequence ATAGCAATACGTAAAAGATTTAGACCCCAACCTAGAAGGGAAAATAAGAACCCTCACAATATCAATGAAAAAATACTTGCTCCAGAAGTAAGGTTGGTAGGCGACAATGTGGAAGTAGGTGTATACCCCATTCGAAAGGCTTTGGACTTGTCCAATGAATTAGAGTTGGATTTGGTTGAAATTTCGCCAAAAGCGAAACCTCCTGTTTGTAAAATCATAGACTATAAAAAGTTTTTGTACGAGCAGAAAAAAAGGGATAAAGCCATGAAAGCGAAAGCTTCCAAGGTGGTAGTCAAAGAAATAAGATTTGGTCCCAACACGGATGATCACGATTATGAGTTTAAGAAAAAACATGCTGAGAAGTTTCTTAAGGATGGTGCCAAATTAAAGGCATATGTTTTTTTCAAGGGAAGATCTATCGTTTATAAAGACCAGGGTGAAATTTTGCTTTTAAAATTAGCATCCGAACTGGAAGAATTAGGCAAAGTGGAGCAAATGCCTAGATTGGAAGGAAAGAGAATGACAATGTTCATTGCCCCTAAGACAAAGAGCAAATAA
- the thrS gene encoding threonine--tRNA ligase: MIKITLPDGSIKEFEQGTTPMVVAKSISEGLARNVISAKFNDTVVETSTPLNEDGALILYTWNDKEGKTAFWHSTSHIVAQALEELYPGVKLTIGPAIENGFYYDVDLPDGTISEKDFQRIEQKAIDIARGKHDFNMRSVSKSDALEFYKSEGNEYKVELIENLEDGTITFCDHDTFTDLCRGGHIPNTGIVKAIKILSVAGAYWRGNENNPQLTRVYGISFPKQKELTEYLELLEEAKKRDHRKLGKELELFTFSQKVGQGLPLWLPKGAALRERLEDFLKKAQKKAGYEMVVTPHIGQKELYVTSGHYEKYGADSFQPIKTPKEDEEFLLKPMNCPHHCEIYNAKPFSYRELPKRYAEFGTVYRYEQSGELHGLTRVRGFTQDDAHIFCTPNQVDQEFKNVIDLSLYVLGSLGFDNFTAQVSVRDPENPDKYIGTKENWEKAENAIINAAKEKGLDFVVEEGEAAFYGPKLDFMVKDALGRQWQLGTIQVDYTLPERFDLTYKGSDNELHRPIMIHRAPFGSMERFIALLLEHTGGNFPLWLIPEQAIILPVSEKHEKYAEKVLKSLENNEIRALIDNRSETVGKKIREAEMNKIPFMLIVGENDENENTISVRRHGGEDLGAISIEQFTDLVDTEINSTLKSF, encoded by the coding sequence ATGATTAAAATTACTTTGCCGGACGGCTCTATAAAAGAATTTGAACAAGGCACTACCCCAATGGTGGTTGCCAAGAGTATTAGCGAGGGGCTTGCGAGAAACGTTATTTCCGCAAAGTTCAATGATACCGTCGTTGAAACTTCTACTCCTTTGAACGAGGATGGGGCTTTAATACTTTATACTTGGAACGATAAGGAGGGTAAAACCGCTTTTTGGCATTCTACCTCACATATTGTTGCACAAGCGTTGGAGGAGCTATACCCGGGGGTTAAACTTACTATAGGGCCAGCCATTGAAAATGGGTTCTACTACGACGTAGATTTACCGGATGGCACTATCTCTGAAAAAGATTTTCAGCGTATAGAGCAAAAAGCCATTGATATCGCCCGAGGCAAACATGATTTTAACATGAGGTCCGTTTCCAAATCGGACGCATTGGAATTTTATAAAAGCGAAGGTAACGAGTACAAAGTTGAACTGATCGAAAACTTGGAGGACGGGACCATTACGTTTTGTGACCATGATACATTTACAGATTTGTGCCGCGGGGGACATATACCCAATACGGGTATCGTAAAGGCCATAAAAATCCTGAGTGTTGCGGGCGCCTACTGGCGCGGAAACGAAAACAATCCACAACTAACTAGGGTATACGGAATTTCATTCCCGAAACAGAAAGAGCTCACAGAATATTTGGAGCTTTTGGAAGAAGCAAAAAAACGAGACCATAGGAAGTTGGGCAAGGAACTGGAGTTGTTCACATTTTCACAAAAAGTAGGACAAGGTTTGCCGTTATGGCTTCCTAAAGGAGCAGCTTTGCGGGAACGACTTGAAGATTTTCTGAAAAAGGCCCAGAAAAAAGCAGGCTACGAAATGGTGGTCACTCCTCATATTGGACAAAAAGAGCTGTATGTAACTTCCGGACATTACGAAAAATACGGGGCGGATAGTTTTCAGCCTATCAAAACCCCAAAAGAGGATGAGGAGTTTTTACTGAAACCTATGAACTGTCCTCACCATTGTGAGATATACAACGCCAAACCTTTTAGCTATAGGGAACTACCCAAAAGATATGCCGAATTCGGTACAGTATATAGATACGAACAGAGTGGGGAACTGCATGGACTTACTAGGGTCAGGGGTTTTACCCAAGACGATGCGCATATTTTTTGTACCCCTAATCAGGTAGATCAAGAGTTTAAAAATGTCATTGATCTTTCCCTTTATGTATTAGGGTCCCTTGGTTTTGATAATTTTACCGCCCAAGTGTCTGTTCGTGATCCGGAAAATCCAGATAAATATATAGGAACAAAGGAGAACTGGGAAAAAGCGGAAAACGCCATTATTAATGCCGCCAAGGAAAAGGGACTGGATTTTGTTGTTGAGGAGGGTGAAGCAGCATTTTATGGACCTAAGCTAGATTTTATGGTGAAGGACGCATTGGGAAGGCAATGGCAGTTAGGTACAATACAAGTAGATTATACGCTTCCTGAGCGATTTGACCTAACCTATAAAGGTAGTGACAATGAACTCCATAGGCCTATTATGATACATAGGGCTCCTTTTGGTAGCATGGAAAGGTTCATAGCCCTTTTGTTGGAACATACTGGTGGTAATTTCCCCTTGTGGTTAATTCCAGAACAGGCGATTATACTGCCCGTGAGTGAGAAACATGAAAAATATGCGGAAAAAGTTTTAAAATCCCTAGAAAATAACGAAATTCGCGCCCTCATTGATAATAGGAGCGAGACGGTTGGCAAGAAAATAAGGGAGGCAGAAATGAATAAAATTCCCTTTATGTTGATTGTAGGTGAAAACGATGAAAATGAGAATACAATTTCTGTCCGCAGACATGGCGGTGAAGATTTAGGAGCCATCTCTATAGAACAGTTTACTGACTTGGTCGATACGGAAATAAATAGTACCTTAAAGTCGTTTTGA
- a CDS encoding HAD family hydrolase: protein MNLSKVKMVVSDMDGTLLNSKHEVSDRFFELFQQLKTQDIQFIAASGRQYNSIIEKLHPIKDDIIVIAENGGFAMNKGKEILSTPLPQKNIVEILDTLANVPNIYPILCGKHNAYVSRTSEVFINKLKEYYTEFSLVDDFYHFEEQIIKIAIYHFESSERYIYPFVSHLEDTLQVKISGENWVDISSPNANKGYALDKVMSLYNIKPDELMVFGDYNNDLEMLALADFSFAMENAHPNVKKAASYSTSSNDNYGVEKILEKLIF from the coding sequence ATGAATTTATCCAAAGTGAAGATGGTAGTATCGGATATGGATGGGACCTTGTTAAATTCCAAGCATGAGGTGAGCGACCGTTTTTTTGAATTATTTCAACAATTAAAGACTCAGGACATTCAATTCATAGCGGCAAGTGGCAGACAATATAATAGTATTATTGAAAAGCTTCATCCAATTAAGGATGATATAATCGTGATTGCCGAGAATGGGGGATTTGCAATGAACAAAGGGAAGGAAATACTTTCTACGCCATTGCCCCAAAAAAACATCGTTGAAATCCTTGATACCCTGGCAAATGTTCCTAATATTTACCCCATACTATGTGGTAAACATAACGCTTATGTTTCCAGAACCTCCGAAGTGTTCATCAACAAACTCAAAGAATATTATACCGAATTTAGTTTGGTTGATGATTTTTACCATTTTGAAGAGCAAATCATTAAAATAGCCATCTACCATTTTGAAAGCTCCGAACGTTACATCTATCCTTTTGTGAGTCATTTAGAGGATACGCTGCAGGTAAAAATTTCCGGGGAGAATTGGGTGGATATATCCAGTCCTAATGCCAATAAAGGATATGCATTGGATAAAGTCATGTCGCTTTATAACATAAAGCCGGACGAATTAATGGTCTTTGGCGACTACAACAACGATTTAGAAATGTTGGCCTTGGCAGATTTTAGTTTTGCTATGGAAAATGCGCATCCTAATGTAAAAAAAGCCGCGAGCTATTCAACAAGCAGTAATGACAATTATGGTGTTGAGAAAATCTTAGAAAAATTGATTTTTTAG
- a CDS encoding asparagine synthetase B, with protein sequence MSKGLVSWLFILFSILQMTASSILIPMDAEGQKNHLKAYGITYWVLSKQQKVQWLLNYRGGSFLFPDGESIRKECQIRGVSFEILSDSQANAILDEISSPSRNQDAVILEKPPKIAVYSPKGNQPWDDAVTMALTYAEIPYVTIYDEEVLNDKLALYDWLHLHHEDFTGQYGKFYGAYRATPWYIDGKKEAEQLAKKLGYDKVSKEKGAVASKIRNYVIGGGFMFAMCSATDSFDIALAADGVDICEPMFDGDASDPNYQASLDYSRTFAFKDFTLERSPLKYEFSSIDMTNKRGNVPKESDYFSLMDFSAKWDPVPTMLCQNHTSLVKGFMGQTTAFTRSELKPTVLVLGENKLNSEARYIHGIKGKGFFTFYGGHDPEDYQHRVGDPKTELELHPTSPGYRLILNNVLFPAARKKKQKT encoded by the coding sequence ATGAGTAAAGGTCTTGTTTCTTGGTTATTTATTCTTTTCAGTATCCTGCAAATGACTGCGTCATCCATCCTTATCCCAATGGATGCCGAAGGGCAGAAAAATCATTTAAAGGCATATGGAATAACGTATTGGGTGCTTTCAAAGCAGCAGAAGGTACAATGGTTATTGAATTATAGAGGAGGTTCATTTTTATTTCCTGACGGGGAAAGCATTCGAAAAGAATGTCAAATACGAGGGGTGTCGTTCGAAATTCTTTCAGATAGCCAGGCTAATGCCATTTTGGACGAGATTAGTAGTCCGTCTAGAAATCAGGATGCAGTCATATTAGAAAAGCCACCTAAAATAGCGGTGTATTCCCCAAAAGGAAATCAACCATGGGACGACGCCGTTACTATGGCGCTTACATACGCAGAGATTCCTTATGTTACCATTTATGACGAAGAAGTTCTTAACGATAAATTGGCGCTGTATGATTGGCTTCATTTACATCATGAGGATTTTACGGGACAGTATGGTAAATTTTATGGGGCCTACAGGGCAACACCTTGGTATATTGATGGAAAGAAGGAGGCTGAGCAATTGGCCAAGAAGTTGGGGTATGATAAGGTCTCCAAAGAGAAAGGCGCCGTAGCCTCAAAGATTAGGAATTACGTTATTGGTGGTGGATTTATGTTTGCCATGTGCTCCGCAACGGATAGTTTTGATATTGCATTGGCAGCCGATGGCGTAGATATCTGCGAACCTATGTTTGACGGGGATGCTTCCGACCCCAACTACCAAGCAAGTTTGGATTATTCCAGAACCTTTGCCTTCAAAGATTTTACTTTGGAACGTAGTCCTCTAAAGTATGAGTTTTCATCAATCGATATGACAAACAAAAGGGGCAATGTTCCAAAGGAATCGGACTATTTTTCTTTGATGGACTTTTCGGCCAAATGGGACCCTGTTCCTACGATGCTATGTCAGAACCATACATCCCTAGTCAAAGGTTTTATGGGGCAAACGACAGCTTTTACACGTTCTGAACTCAAACCTACGGTACTGGTTCTAGGAGAGAATAAATTAAACTCAGAAGCTAGGTACATTCATGGGATAAAGGGAAAAGGTTTTTTTACCTTTTACGGCGGACATGATCCTGAGGATTACCAGCATAGGGTAGGGGACCCGAAAACAGAATTGGAACTACATCCCACCTCACCCGGCTATCGTTTGATACTGAACAATGTGTTGTTTCCTGCCGCAAGAAAGAAAAAGCAAAAGACCTAA
- the dnaB gene encoding replicative DNA helicase, giving the protein MENTNPLIGRKIAKSTIINLERGKIPPQAVDLEEVVLGAMMIDKKGVDEVIDILHPDVFYKDSHRFIYEAIFVLFEESQPVDLLTVSAQLKKAGKLEAAGGDFYLIKLTQKVASSAHIEFHARIILQKFIQRSLIKISNEIIEDAYDEGTDVFDLLDNAESKLYDVTQGNLKRSAETAQNLVIQAKKRIEEIANKEGLSGIPSGFDKVDKLTSGWQPSDLVIVAARPGMGKTALTLSMARNIAVNSNIPVAFFSLEMSSVQLITRLISSETGLSSEKLRTGKLEKHEWEQLNVKVKTLEKAPLFIDDTPSLSIFDLRAKARRLASQHGIKMVIVDYLQLMTAGGSQKGGNREQEISTISRNLKALAKELNVPVIALSQLSRAVETRGGSKRPILSDLRESGAIEQDADIVSFIYRPEYYKIEEWDDEERTPTQGQAEFIVAKHRNGGLDNIRLKFIGNLGKFDNLDDFDSPFEFQSKMNANEENPFLTKNLPSTDEAFGSSLNDGLGPEDDNDVPF; this is encoded by the coding sequence ATGGAGAACACAAACCCTTTAATCGGTCGTAAGATCGCTAAATCTACTATAATTAATCTTGAAAGAGGTAAAATACCACCTCAAGCGGTTGATTTAGAGGAGGTTGTGTTAGGGGCAATGATGATTGACAAAAAGGGTGTGGATGAAGTAATAGATATCCTACATCCAGATGTATTCTATAAAGACTCCCACAGATTTATTTATGAGGCCATTTTTGTTCTCTTCGAGGAATCGCAACCGGTTGATTTATTAACCGTTTCCGCCCAATTAAAGAAAGCAGGAAAATTAGAGGCTGCCGGAGGGGATTTTTATCTTATAAAACTGACCCAAAAAGTGGCATCTTCTGCTCATATTGAGTTTCATGCCCGGATTATTTTACAAAAGTTCATTCAACGTAGCCTTATTAAGATTTCGAATGAAATTATTGAGGATGCCTATGATGAAGGAACGGACGTTTTCGATTTATTGGACAACGCGGAATCCAAATTATACGACGTAACCCAGGGTAATTTAAAAAGGTCCGCCGAAACTGCCCAAAATTTGGTCATCCAGGCCAAAAAGCGAATTGAAGAAATCGCCAATAAGGAAGGCCTGAGCGGTATTCCATCCGGATTTGACAAAGTAGATAAGCTTACTTCTGGCTGGCAACCAAGTGATTTGGTAATCGTTGCGGCACGACCGGGTATGGGTAAAACGGCGTTGACACTTTCAATGGCCAGAAACATTGCCGTTAACTCCAATATCCCAGTAGCATTCTTTTCGCTGGAGATGTCTTCTGTACAGTTAATTACAAGGTTAATTTCTTCTGAGACAGGATTGTCATCGGAAAAATTAAGAACAGGTAAATTGGAGAAGCATGAGTGGGAGCAATTGAACGTTAAAGTCAAAACACTGGAGAAGGCGCCTTTGTTTATAGACGATACGCCCTCACTTTCCATTTTTGACCTAAGGGCCAAAGCTAGGCGTTTGGCATCGCAACATGGTATCAAAATGGTCATTGTAGATTATTTACAGTTGATGACAGCTGGTGGTAGTCAGAAGGGCGGAAACAGGGAACAGGAAATTTCGACCATTTCCCGAAACCTAAAAGCATTGGCCAAAGAATTGAACGTACCGGTGATTGCACTATCGCAACTATCCCGTGCGGTGGAAACCAGGGGCGGTAGCAAAAGACCTATTCTTTCAGATTTACGGGAGTCCGGGGCCATTGAGCAAGATGCGGATATCGTTTCCTTCATCTACAGGCCGGAGTACTATAAGATTGAAGAATGGGATGATGAAGAACGAACACCTACTCAGGGTCAGGCGGAATTTATTGTGGCCAAACACCGTAACGGTGGGTTGGATAACATTCGATTAAAGTTCATTGGTAACCTTGGTAAGTTCGATAATTTAGATGATTTTGATTCCCCTTTTGAGTTTCAATCGAAAATGAACGCCAATGAGGAGAATCCATTCTTAACTAAAAATCTACCTAGTACGGATGAAGCTTTTGGCAGCTCCCTGAACGACGGTTTGGGCCCTGAGGACGATAACGATGTGCCTTTTTAA